The Raphanus sativus cultivar WK10039 chromosome 2, ASM80110v3, whole genome shotgun sequence DNA segment aaagttagaaCATAATTCTAAGAATATATCTTCAAGAAAAGTTATGtattatatctataaaatattgGGCTTGAGGAAAtctaatttatagtttattataatgaaataatattattttgattgcATTTTACATTATTTTCATGAGAGTATGAATTTATAGCTATAAGACAAACATGATTATCTATATCCTAAactttttcaaattatttgaaTGTACATATATTTATTGGCAcccaaaatttattaaataatatattatatgtaatataaaaataaataaacataccAATGTCTTGAAATTTTTTACAtgatttcttatattatatttcagaaTGTATTAAAATTAGTCTAGTACTGTTGGTTAATTGTGTACACAACTAAATTATacctaataataatatttttaatatcctAAAGTAAATTCATATTATATAACCAAGCAATACACTATAatcttttcaaatttaaatattagatatatatcaCAACTAGTCAAATCCAAAAAAAACTCATATGGTAGGCtctttttaaaagtttactTTTTCATAATTATGAGATACACGtgttaagaaaacaaatataaaataacaaaatttaatgttattCTTCCATTATTAACCAACCAAAAATTTCCATTGATTTTTCtcaacaaatttatattattatgaattttaaaaatatataaaacttatttacGGCAAGTAATATTCATCCAGTAAAACAATATATTGAAGAGGGAGACATAGTTTAGGTCAATCATGCCATTGCCTGTGTGAAACTTGGTAAGAACCATCGATTTCCAGAGAGTTGATCTGACGATAAATCAAATTTGTGTAGCTGCTCCATCTTCCGTGTCTCGAGATTGAAGAGAAAGATATCACTTGAGTTGCTGTTATGACTACCATTGAAGTAGATGGAGTTTCTACAGATTCCCTCACTGTTATTGGCGAGCACAGTGATGCCTAGATCCAGAAGCATTGCCTCTTCGCCCAAGGAACGAACTCGTTTAAAGAGCCCTAATGAACATATTTTAAAGAGACGGAACGACCAGATTCTAGAGACAGGTCTTAAGATTGTTTCAACCTTGAGGACATCTCCAGTCACTGTGACTACAAGTTTTGTGGCCCAAAGTATTCTCCTGTCACTTGGTTGTCGAGGACGTCTGGGACCATTCGACACAAATCTTTCGACGTAAGCGCATGTACAACAAAAGCTTTGTTGAGGAATCTCTCCTGAAAAATCATAGATCCTCAAATCACGGAAATAACTCAAGAAGTAAAGCTTGTGATCCTTGTAAACCATGTCACAACAATCTAAAGCTTCCGGGATCTGAGTCCAAGAGTTATATCCTTTCTTGGAATAGACCACACAACAGGTTCCAAGTCCCCACGAAACTACGTAATCTTTGGTTTTGTCGTCAATCCAAAACACAGGGGATCGTATGTGCATAGGTTTAGCCGCCTTACTTCCGTCCGGAAGTGTAATGCGAAACCCAAATACGGCCGGCTCCAGCTTTGTCGTTCCATCCTGTGACTCCACAGGAGGCAGATTGATCCTCTCCTTGGTGAAGAGATTCACAACGTAGAGATTATGCAAACGGTTTTGCATCAAGAGCCAACTTCCACAGCTCTTCAAACAAAAACGCCTTGGGAGTTCCAAATCAAGATCTTGCGTCCTGTAAAGTTTGTCTTTCTCCTCGGGATTAAACAAGGTGCAAGAACTGTTGCTGTTATCTTCGGGAAAAAGAAGGAGCCAGGGGATGTGATTATTTTTGGGCACGCATTGTCTCGAAGCGGAGTACCAAGACCAACATACGGATTTAGCTCGAAGGAAATCAGCAAAGCTTAGGCGTTCCAACAGCGAATTCAGGAGATCTGAAGGGAGCTCCGACCAGGATTTGAGACGCTCATGACTCTCCTCCATCTTCAGCAGAgagattttatataaaatcgAGACGGTTGAATTGTGTTTACTCTCACCCTCAGAAGTTCCGTACTTATTACACAACAAGACCGTCCCACTCGAACCTAAACTAGGAACAAGTTGGTCATGTGTATATGGGCTTTATAGGCCCACCCAACCGGTGAATTCGGTTTTGTTACTTTTATAAAGATTGTATAAATGAGAAAAAAACGTTTACAGATTTTTAGGAGAGCTGGTTGATTTTGTTAGAATTGCGGTGATTATCCATCGCACTTGCTGAATTTATTTTTGGGACAATTGGTCAAATACCCATATCAGAAGCTTATATTGGCAATTTATCCATTGACTTAAAGCAATTAGATCATACCATTTATTCACCAGGATGACGAATATGCCTTtcagtctctttttttttaacctacGCTTTTTTTCCTCTCATCTGATATCTTTTTCCTCTGGTTCCACCTATTTTTCAAACTCCACATTTTTCTTCCTACagcatattttcttttattcttttttcttcatattCCACTTCTGATCTAacttattttttcttctctttcatttttcaatcaagattacagattaaaaaaaaacaaaacccagTTTTAAGATTAATTTTTCATCATTTTAAATTAGATCCAAACAAACCGTGataaagttttaataaattttttgttaagatctcaaaaaaaatcaacagaaaaaaaaaacgaaaaaaattcaataaagaAAACAAGTTTGTGGAGTTGCTAAAAAAAAGTAAGCTTGTGGTAATGATCTTATACAAAATGAAAACCTGATAAGTATTTTtctttatgtatataattaacaACATGATAACTTATCGATGAATTGCCATCAAACActttacattttttgttagcgactaaacatatttttaacatgttacaaattttgttaaccTGAAATATTATTTGTTAAACGCTACGAATTTTGTTAtcaagttatatttatttatagaattcTAAACAAATCATTAACttaataataaactatataatttagtattatttatcaatttaatacaTTATTTAATGGATAAAACATATAGGATGAATTTCCATCAAACActttacattttttgttagcgactaaatatatttttaacatgttacaaattttgttaacattGAAATACTATTTGTTACACGCtacaaattttgttatcaagttatatttatttatagagctttaaacaaatcattaacttaataataaactataatttagtattatttatcaatttaatacattatttaatggataaaatatatagttaaccAGCTAATATTAAAGTTAACGAGCAAAATAAAAAC contains these protein-coding regions:
- the LOC108836487 gene encoding probable F-box protein At4g22165 produces the protein MEESHERLKSWSELPSDLLNSLLERLSFADFLRAKSVCWSWYSASRQCVPKNNHIPWLLLFPEDNSNSSCTLFNPEEKDKLYRTQDLDLELPRRFCLKSCGSWLLMQNRLHNLYVVNLFTKERINLPPVESQDGTTKLEPAVFGFRITLPDGSKAAKPMHIRSPVFWIDDKTKDYVVSWGLGTCCVVYSKKGYNSWTQIPEALDCCDMVYKDHKLYFLSYFRDLRIYDFSGEIPQQSFCCTCAYVERFVSNGPRRPRQPSDRRILWATKLVVTVTGDVLKVETILRPVSRIWSFRLFKICSLGLFKRVRSLGEEAMLLDLGITVLANNSEGICRNSIYFNGSHNSNSSDIFLFNLETRKMEQLHKFDLSSDQLSGNRWFLPSFTQAMA